From the genome of Brassica oleracea var. oleracea cultivar TO1000 chromosome C4, BOL, whole genome shotgun sequence:
CAACAGACAGCATAACGTGATTTTTATTCAGACAAGAGAGTCACAACATAACTAGGACAAAGATTTGATAAAAGTTGTAACCTTTCTGGATGTTGTAGTCAGCCAAAGTACGGCCATCTTCGAGCTGCTTTCCGGCGAAGATCAACCTCTGCTGATCCGGAGGGATTCCTGTTAAGAGATCTGGTTAAGTATATATGAAGAGGAGAATAGAGAGTGAAGTAGGGGAAGAGTGGGTTACCTTCTTTGTCTTGGATCTTGGCCTTGACATTGTCGATGGTGTCGGAGGACTCGACCTCGAGGGTGATTGTCTTTCCGGTTAGGGTTTTCACGAAGATCTGCATCTTTCTGTTCGTCTCTTCTTTCCTTCCTTCCGCGAGTTAGCTTAACAGAAGGAGGCGGCTTTTATGCCCTTTCATTTCTAGGGTTTTGTTTATTATTGGGCTGGGCCATGTTCTGTCTAAAAGCCCAAGAGAAAATTTATAAACAAAGGCTTTTAAATGCGACTATGATGCAAAATTAACGACTTAAAAAAGATAGAGGAATAGCTCTAGAGAGAAAAAACGATTACTATGGCGATTTTTTGGCGATACGAAGATGGTTTCGCATACTGATAATTCTCCCCATAATTTGGGATGATGTTGATGATAATGATGGCAAAATAGGTGTTCTCACGCGTTGTAACCCCCATGTTCCCCACTTCTTCTATGTTGGGCATAACTTCTCAACGTGATGACAAAACGGTTTTCAATCTACAAAACCTCTATATAAGATTTCTGAGAATTTCTATCTCAGTACGTTATTTCCTCAATTTCATAGCAAAAATCTTATATTATCCTTTGAGAGTTTACGATAATCCAACGCAAATGGCTGATAACATAAGGCGTGCCATGCGAGATATCTCCCTTGGAAGTGAAGAGGCACCGGTTGCCTTACCTCTAGAGGTTGTTCATCGAGCCGCCGAAGATAACCGCTTCATACTGGTGGGCCGTGCAACAATACCGCGCCGTCAAAACGTACGCTCAATCATCTCAACAATGCCAAGAGTATGGGGTCTCGACGATCTAGTACGAGGACGTGCTGTAGAAGGCCGACGTTTTCAGTTTGTGTTTCCTTCAGAGGAAGCAATGGAGTCAGTACTCAGGCGTGGACCATGGGCTTACGGTGACCGCATGATTGTCTTACAACGATGGAAACCACTAATGGATATGAATCTCTTGAACTTCATTCCATTTTGGATTCAAGTGAGAGGGATTTCGTTCCAGTTCATGAACCGGGAGGTGATTGTCTT
Proteins encoded in this window:
- the LOC106338684 gene encoding uncharacterized protein LOC106338684 codes for the protein MADNIRRAMRDISLGSEEAPVALPLEVVHRAAEDNRFILVGRATIPRRQNVRSIISTMPRVWGLDDLVRGRAVEGRRFQFVFPSEEAMESVLRRGPWAYGDRMIVLQRWKPLMDMNLLNFIPFWIQVRGISFQFMNREVIVFLARAMGQYIQIDYNEKVGGRINFVRIRLNWDINQPLRFQRNF